The following is a genomic window from Lysinibacillus sp. G4S2.
TTCTTCCTCCGCCATTCCATCTTCTTTTAAATGTGGTACACAAACTGCGATCATTTCTTCTACTGTCAGATGTGGCTGCTTGAACTCTCCTAGTTCATAACAATATGTGCAATAATCCTGACTTTTGTGTCCTTCTTTTTCTGTACCAAGTAATGACTCATCCACTAATGGCATTCCACAGCTTTGACAATAACTTTGCATCATTAAATCCACCCTTCGTTCTATTTGTTTTGACTATAACAAAGGAAACCTGACATCTGTATGTCATCAATTGTATGGAAATTAATTTTTTTTATATAATTGCACAATTTCCTGTGCTCGTTTTTGCACAACCTCACTTATATGAGGTGGCTCTAATACTTTTACTCGGTGGCCAAAACTAAGAAGAAAGCCATATAGCCATTCATCCTCAGGCAATGAAATTTTTATAGTGGAACTCTCATGATCTACATGCTCAGCGCCAAATGATTCTTCTACTAATGTTGTTATTGCGGAATCAAAAGACAACGTAAGGTTTACTACATTTTGAGGGCGATGCCATTCTTTATCCCATGGGAGTTCGGACAAGTTAACTTCTTTACGCTGGAAGGTCGTCATCTCTTCTTTTAAATTCTTCATCCTCGAAATTTTAAATAAGCGAAAATCTTCTCTCCATGTGCAATAGCCGTAAACATACCAAACCTTCCCTTTTTGGACTAACGTGTGCGGCTCCAATAATCGATTTGTTATGTGACCATGTGTAGTGGAATAGGTGAAACTTACACAATGTGCCTGTTCAATTGCTTTTTTTAATAATGTAATCTGATCCTTAAAAATAACATTTGGTCCCCATGGGCTTAGGTCAATAAATAGTTGGTCAATCGATTGTTTTATTTTCTCATCAGCAACACTCGTTAATTTTTCAAGCACTGCTTCGGCATGTGAATCTTCATATGTTGTTAGTGCACTTTTGATAGCAATAGAAAGTGACGTAAGCTCATCCTTCGTCAACACCTGCTTATCGACACGATAGCCATCAATTAAACTAATCCCTCCATTAACACCCTGTTGACTAATGACAGGAACCCCAGCACAGCTCAGCGTTTCGATATCTCGGTAAATAGTACGGACTGACACATTAAATAAATCGGCTAGCTCCTGGGCCGTCACCTTTTTACGATTTATTAAAATCATCGTCATCGTTAAAAGACGCTCTACTTTCATCTTTGTGCTCCTTCCTTTATTTTTCTATGTTTATGGCTCTTCACCAAAACGTGTGGTTGATTTCAGTTCCGACTGGGCGCTTTGTAGCTGACGCTTCGCTTTCGCACAGAGCAAAGCTTCCTGGGGGCGTCCGATGAGCCGCTTCACTCGCGTTGCTCGCTCCAGGGTCTCATCTGTGACGCTGATCCCCAAGGAGTCGCCCAGTCGGAACGAAGATCAACCTATATGGCATACGTTTTAAGAAATGTCATCCACAACTTTTGGTGATGAGCCATGTTTATTACTTTTTACAGATGTGGTGATTAACCATTTTTACACATACGAAGAGGCTGATTTCCCCTACTCGCTTTGTCGCTGCCGCTTCGCTTTCGCGCAGATAAAACATTTGTTGCTGACGGTTCGCTTTCACGCAGAGCAAGGCTTCCTGCAGGCGTCGAGTAGCCCTACGCTCCAATTAGTTGAAATGGAAATATATTAGCAAAATAGTGGTAAAAAATCCTTTTATCGCTCAATAATAAACCTATTTTTTCCCTAATCAACATGCCTGTACTTTTTAATTACTAATTCTCTATCTATTTTAAGTACTTTTTGCGTTTTATGTAATAGTAAGGCTCAACACCGTGTAGTTGATTTCCACTCTGACTGGGCGCTTCGTTGCAGGGTCTCATGTCATCCACAAAAAACGACGGGCCGCTACACTTTGTAGGAACTCGCCGTTTACTTATTTTTTATATTTATTCATTAACTTTTATACACCACTGCCCTCTGTCAGCCCGTGCTTCACAGCATAAAGAGCCGCCTGAGTACGATCCTGTACTTGTAGCTTCGTGAAAATATTAGAAATATGGGTTTTCACTGTTTTTTCTGTAACGAATAAAGAGGACGCAATTTCTCGATTACTTTTGCCTTTTGTGAGCTCTGCTAGCACATCTTGTTCACGAGGTGTTAGTGGGTTTAAAATATGAGGTGCATTTTTAGATTCTTGACGGTCCATTTCAAGAGTCGTTGTTGCTTCTGGATGTAATGTATTTTCGCCTCGCATAATACGACGAATAGACAATACCAATTCATCAGGTTCAATATCTTTCAACTGATAGCCTGCTGCTCCAGCCTCCATAGCTGGCACCACATGATCACGGTCTGAAAAGCTTGTAAGCATCAAAATTTCTATTTTCGGAAACTTAGCTTTAATACGCTTCGTTGCCTGAATACCGTCCAGTTCAGGCATTACTAAGTCCATGAGTATAATATCTGGCTGTATACTTTCTGCTAAAGCCACTGCCTCCAGTCCATTTTTTGCTTCTCCTACAACTTCAATATCTTTCTGTGTTTTTAAGAAAAATAATAATCCACGACGCACAACATGATGGTCGTCAGCGATTAATACACGTATCATTCTCTTTCCCCCTTAATATGGTAAGCGGATTAACAGCTCTGTTCCTCTTCCCAATTCACTCACCCAGTCAGCTTTGCCACCAACTGATTTTGCACGATCCTTTATTGATTGCAAGCCCATCGAAAGTAGCTTATTGTTGTTATCGATGACGAAGCCTCGTCCCTCATCGCGAATAACGAGTAAAATATCTGTAGAAGTGACCGTAATATAAAGTGCCGCTTCCAGCACACCCGCATGACGACGAACATTATTAAGTGCTTCTTGAGCTACCCGAAATAATGTTTCTTCGATACGTGATGGGAATTGCAGTACACCTGAGACTGTTACATGAAGCTTCAAGCCAAGCATTTCAGCATACACTTTTATCGCTTCAAGCAAACCATTTTCTAACCCTTTTGGACGAAGTTGCCAAATAAGAGCGCGCATTTCTGTTAAAGCATCCTGTGTTAAATGCTGAATCTCTTTAAATGTTTCCTTAACATCACAATCATTCGACATTTCAATACCAGCTCTCGCAGTTAAAGTAACTGAGAACAATAACTGGTTTACAGAATCATGTAAATCTCTAGCTAGACGGTTACGCTCCTTTACAAGTGCCATTTCTTGCTCCTGCTTTGTCAGCACAATTCGCTTAATAGCTGACCCCATCTGAAATGCAACCGATTCAAGTAATGCTAGCTCCTCCTCTGAAAAACGAACGGTATCCTTTGATGCAACATTTAAGACCCCAAAACGCTCTTGTCCCGATTGAAGTGGCACTGTTGCATGGTGTGTAATGCCTGCATGATCGCCAACATTTGCTGCAATTGCACTTTCAATTCGTTGACATTCAATAATATTAGAAGCTTTTTTTAATTCCTCATTACGATAGCGGGAAACACACCAACAGCCTCCCTTTTTTAAATAATGGCAATTATTAAACTCCAATGCCTCTGGTAAATTTTCATGAACAACGAGCTCTGACCGCCCTTTTTCATCAATAAAAAAAATCCAGCCTGTTTCAAAATTTGTGCCATTTAAAAATTTCACAAGTGCTCCCTTTAACATCGTTACTATTTCAGTTTCTTCATTTAATAACTCGGCAATCTCTTTTAAGATACTAATATTCGAATGCTCATTTTCCCTCACAAAAACACCTCATCTTTGGCATTACTAATTTTAATGATAACATTTCAAAGTCTGGAACGTCTGCCTTAGCCATTCATACTTTAGACTGAAATTCATTTGAAAAGTATTTGGTTTATCTTGTTAAGATAATTTACTTCTAAAACTAGAACAACTATAATCGAACAAGTACATGGTTATAATAAGGGGAGAATTTATATGTCTAAAAAAGAGGAAAATGGCTTACTATTTATTTGGATTGTCTCTGTCGTTGCAACACTAGGCTCCTTATACTTTTCTGAAATTCGTCATTATGAGCCTTGTAAAATGTGTTGGGTCCAACGAGTTTTCATGTATCCAATCGTCATTATGACAACTATTGCCTTTATTCAAAAAAATGCACGTATTGCTGTAACAACTGCTGTTTTTGCTATTATGGGTGGCAGTGTATCACTATACCATTATGGAATACAAAAGCTTAGTTTTTTAGCTGAAACTGCCCCTGCTTGTGGTGCTGTTTCATGTACAGGACAATATATTAACTGGTTAGGCTTTATTACAATCCCATTTTTAGCGCTAACTGCATTTATTTTAATTGCAGGGACAAGCTTCTATTTAATGAAGGCTGCTAAAACAGCAAATTAATTAAGAGACCGTGTTCTACACTAGGAATACGGTCTTTTCTACGGAGGAAGATATATGTTTCATTATGAAATAAACACTAATAATTTGACAGTCGAGGAGCTATTACGCAATCATTGGCGACTCGGTAAAAAGCTAGTTCATGAATTGCGAATGGCGAAGGCTATCACAACAGTTGACGGAGAGCCTATTCAATGGAAAGACCCATTACAGGCAGGAACTATTATAAAATTTACATTTCCGATTCCGCCATCTAATTATCAACCGACTCCGGTTTGTGCTATAGATGTCGTCTATGAGGATGATCATTGCTTGATCGTTTCTAAACCAAAAGGTATGTCAACTCATCCAAATGATGCACGTGATACCCATACTTGTATGAATCATGTTATGGCACATATTAAAGAGCAGGGTGGCACTTATGCAGAGCATGTCCATCGATTAGATAGAGGGACACAAGGGTTGTTACTTGTAGCAAAGCATCCACTGGCTAAGTCAATTTTTGATCGCATGATTGAGGAAAAATCCATCATTCGAACTTACGCAGCAGAAGTACAAGGAAATATCCGTTCTTCATCAGGCACAATCGCCGAATCTATCGGAAAAGACCGACACCACGCAACAAGACGTGTTGTTTCAAAAACTGGACAGCATGCAGTAACACACTATGAGGTTGTAGCTCGCTATAAAAATTCTTGTGTTGTTCACCTAATTCTAGAAACGGGTAGAACACATCAAATTCGTGTACATTTAGCACATATCGGTCATCCGATTATCGGTGATACAATGTACGGAGCACGAGAAACAGCAAGTGGTGACTATGAGCTCCATGCTATTCAATTGGAATTCGAGCATCCATTTTTAAATAAACAAATCGTTGTAAAGGATCAACAGTAATTATCGCACTGCACTTCCCATTGTTGGACATTAGCTAACAATTGGGGGTGCAGTTTTTTTATGACTTTAGTTTAAGTATATTTACTTAAAATTCTAAAAAAGTATAAATATATTATTCGGCATTTTTTTCATCTGTTTTTTACAGTAATTTTAATATACATTTCCATTATTGGTAATGACGGCGAATTTCTTTCATGATAGAATTAAACTAAATTGTCAGTCATCTGACTATATGAGGAGGAATTCATTAATGAAATGGGTTAAAAGTATTGCAGCAACAACTCTAGCTGCGAGTTTACTAGCTACACCCGGTTTTGCCGCATATGCAGCGGAGACAGCACCAAAACCAACAACTACGAAAGACGATTTCAAATTAACAGTTCTACACTCAAATGACACGCATGCACACGTTGAAGCTGCTCCACAGCGTGCTACAAAAGTAAAAGAACTTCGTGCTGCAAATCCAAACTCACTTCTTTTGGATGCTGGTGATGTTTTCTCTGGTACTTTATACTTCAATGAGTTTACTGGAGAAACTGATATGAAGTTAATGAACTTAATGGGTTACGATGCAATGACTTTCGGTAACCATGAGTTCGATTTAGGATCAAGCCCAGAAGGACATGCTGCACTTGCGAAATTCGTTAAAGGAGCAGAATTCCCACTAGTAGGTGCAAACTTAGATTTTTCAAAGGATCCTTTATTTGATGGCTTACAATTCAAAACAGTCACTAAAGACTTCCAAAAAGGTAAAATTTATAACGGTATTATTAAAGAAATTGATGGAGAAAAAGTAGGTATTTTCGGGCTTACAACAGAAGAAACACCTTCGATTTCAAGTGTTGCTAACGTTCAATTTGCAAACTATATCGATTCTGCGAAAAAAGCAGTAGCAGATTTTGAAAAACAAGGTGTTAATAAAATTATTGCACTAAATCATTTAGGCTTCGATGATTCAAAAGATTTCGATAACGATCAATTACTAGCTGCAGCTGTAGAAGGTATTGATGTTATCGTTGGTGGTCACACACATACAAAATTAGAAAAGCCTGTAAAAGCAGAAACACCATTCAAGGATCCTACAATTATCGTTCAAACAGGTCAATATAGCGAGAATTTAGGTGAACTTGATTTAACTTTCAACGATAATGGTGCAGTTGTTGACTACATCGGTCAATTACATCCTTTAACTGATAAAGAAAAGCCTGTACAACCTGACGCTGAGGCTACAGCACTTTTAGCACCATATAAAGAACAAATTACAAAAATCTTAAATCAATCAACAGGCAATACAGCTGTTTCTAAACTAAATGGCGGTCGTAATCTTTGGGGCGTTCGCGCTGGTGAAACAAATCTTGGTAACTTAATTGCTGATGGTATGCTTGCTGGTGCAAAGAAAATTGATCCAGAAGTACAATTTGCATTCCAAAACGGTGGTGGTATCCGCTCAAGTATTGATGCAGGAGATATCACTGTTGGTGAAGTCATGACAGTAATGCCATTCGGTAATGCTCTTGCTATCGTAAAATTAACAGGTGCTGAAATCTACGAAATTGTAGAACATAGTGTGAAAGAATTCCCGAAAGAATCTGGTGGATTCCTACACTTCTCAGGTTTACAAGTAGAGTTTGATGGTAAAGCACCAGCTGGTAAACGTGTAAAATCTATTAAATTAAATGGTAAAGAGCTAGATAAAGCTGCAAACTATAAAGCTGCAACAAATACATTCACTGCTAAAGGTGGAGACGGTTACGAAACACTGAAAAAAGCTTATGCTGACGGTCGTGTAAGTGAACCTGGTACGATTGACTATGAAATGTTTATCCAACATTTAGATACACTGAAAAAAGTTGATCCAAAAGTAGAAGGACGTATTATTGCAACAATTCCATTTACAGATATTGCAAAAGGCTCAGAAACAGAAGGCTATGTTCGTGATCTTTATTACCGTGATTTAACAAAAGGTACTTCTGCAACAACATATTCACCAAACGCAAACTTAACTCGTGCTCAAGCAGCATCATTTATCTCACGTGCCTTACATCTTGAAGCTAAAAGTCAAGCAACATTCTCGGATATTGCTAACTTAAATCCTGCAACACAAAAAGAAATTACAGCACTTGCTGAAGCTGGAATTGTACAAGGTGTAAATGGTAAATTCAATCCGGATGCAAAAGTAACTCGTGCTCAGCTTTCATTAATGTTTGCTCGTGCATATGACCTACAACATGATGCAAAAACTGGTTTAAAAGCTGATTTCAGTGATATTTCTAAATACGACGCTGAAACACAAAATGCTATCGCACTTATGAAAGACTTAAAGATTGTTAGCGGCGCAAACGGCAAATTTATGCCTGGTAACAACGCTACACGTGCACATATGGCAAAAATGCTTTCTAACTACATTCCTTATGTAAAAGAATCTAAATAATCACTTAAAAATCCCGCTTCTCTAGTTAGAGAGCGGGATTTCTATTAGAAATTAAATTTAAAATGATCTGGATCCTGCCCAAATCGTTCATTGCGATTTAACGTAGCTATTTTATCCATTTGAGCCAATGTTAATTCAAAATCGAAAATCTGTGCGTTTTCCTCAATACGACTAGGTGTAACAGATTTCGGAATAACAAGTGTATCATTTTGTAAATGCCAGCGAAGCACTACTTGTGCAGCTGTCTTCCCTATTTCGCGACCAATTTCCATAACCGTTGGATTATCAAGCACACCACCACGACCTAGCGGAGACCATGCAGTGACAGCAATTCCATGCTCACTACAAAATGCTCTTAATGAGTCTTGCTGTAAATATGGATGCACCTCTACTTGATTAACCATAGGCGCAATATTTGCTTTGGCTAATAACTTTTGCAAATGATGCTCATGGTGATTCGAAACACCTGTTGCACGAATTAATTTTTCATCATATAAACGCTCAATTGCTCTATACGTTTCTTCAAATGTTTCAGGTACTGCCCAATGGGTTAAATATAAATCTAAATAATCCATATTTAACTTTTTCAAAGATACTTCAAAAGCACGTAATGTTTCATCATAGCCTTGGTCATTATTCCAAACCTTTGTTGTTACAAAAATATCTTCACGTTTAACGCCTGAATGACGAATAGCTTCGCCGACCTCAGTTTCATTACCATAAAGAGAAGCCGTATCTATAGCTCGGTAGCCATATTTAAGAGCTTTATCAATAGCCTGCAAAGTTTCATCACGCTCTGTCATTTTATAAACACCTAAGCCAAAGCGAGGCATTTCCACTCCATTTGCTAACGTTTTTGTTGATTGTAAATTCAAAACTAACAACCCCTTTCTTTTCCTAGTTCCATTATACAAAAAATTGGTTTTAAGAAATATAAGGAAAATTTCCAGGGCGATTTCTTATTGTTCTTCTGCTTTCTCTTCATAATCATCCACTTGAATAGGGTCTGGAATTCGATCGTCTTCTACAAGCTCTTGACCATCACGCAAATGCTCCATTTGTTTTCCTAAATCCTTTAAATCTTGAAAATTTCTAGCCATTGTACCATTTTCGATATTCGGGACCTTTTTTTCCATTATCATCACCTCTTTTATAGCTTTCCCGAAATAGTTATTTCCGAACCATTTCTGACATATTTTATTCCACTATGTCGTTTCATTTTTATAGTAGATAGGCTATACTAAAAAGAGGTTTCTTTATAAACATGAGGAGGGTTCTTCCATGAGTTTACTATTAATTATTGGTGTAACTGTTGCGTTCTTAACTGCTATTTTCACTGCTGGTTACGAAGGCGACTACAGATCAGAGAAATAATACCTCAAGAAAATCACTAAGCATACATAGATGCTTAGTGATTTTTTTGTTGTTGAAAGCAATTGTATCAATGAAGTCATATTATTGGCTCTTCGGCAAAACGAGGGGGGTGATTTCCATTCTGACTGGGCGCTTTCCTTTCCCCTTTTAATTTTCTTATTTTTTAGAAGAACCACGTCAATTACTTGACTTTCAGCACTTTATAAAATAAACTTACTTACATAAAGTAACTTAATAATTAAATACAACTTATATTTGGAGGTAATTCCTATGCATTTTCATGAAAAACCTAACACATATGTTACAAATGTTGAAATTAAAGTGAGTGATTTACAACGTTCATTAACCTATTATCAGGAGGTAATTGGCTTTAAAGTTTTACATCAGGAATCTCATAAAGCAACTCTAACAGCTGATGGCAAAACGGCTTTACTGACAATCGTCCAACCCGAAACAGTAGAAGAAAAAACGAGCTTAACAACTGGACTTTATCACTTTGCAATTTTGTTGCCAACTCGTCGGGATTTAGCCAATATCATTACTCATTTCCATAATAATGGCGTATATTTCGGAGCATCTGACCATGATGTGAGTGAAGCACTATATTTAAGTGACCCTGATAAAAACGGCATCGAGGTTTATGCTGATCGCCCCGAAAGTGAATGGACATGGCAGTTCGATCAAGTCCATATGGTTACTGAACCTCTTAAAATTCATTCTATATTAGAGGAAGGTGATTGTAGATGGAATGGTCTACCAACTGATACGGTTATGGGGCATATTCATTTATCAGTTTCTAATTTACTTGCCGCAGAGGAATTTTATACAAAGGGATTAGGATTTGAGATTGTCACTCGCTATGGAGCACAAGCTTTATTTATCTCAACTGGCCGCTATCACCATCATATCGGTTTAAACACTTGGTACTCTGAGAACGCACCAAAGCTTGGTGAAAATCAGGTCGGCTTAAAATCATTTTCACTCCGCCTAGACAATGAAGAGCAAGCAGCAACAATGAAAGAAAATCTCCGTGCAATCGGTGCACCGGTTACTATTATAGATGGAGGATTCCAAACAGAGGACCCTGCAGGTAATGTTGTTTTATTGAAATTTTAAAAGTGGTGCGGGGCTATCCGTCAGTTTGAGGGGGCTTTCCGTCGTTTGCGGGATTCTATCCGTCACTTGACGGGTTCTATCCGTCACTTGACGGGTTCTATCCGTCGTTTGCGGGGTTCTATCCGTCACTTGCCGCGCTATCCGTCGTTTGCGGGATTTTATCCGTCACTTGACGTGTTTTATCCGTCGTTTGCGGGATTCTTTCCGTCACTTGTCGAGCTATCCGTCGTTTGCGGGATTTTATCCGTCACTTGACGTGTTTTATCCGTCGATTGACGGGTTCTATCCGTCTCTCGCAAGTCTTCCATCTCTTTCCAAAACCTTTAGTCTAACGAAAAAAAACAAAAGCAGTTCTCCTCTAGTGAGAACTGC
Proteins encoded in this region:
- a CDS encoding YafY family protein — its product is MKVERLLTMTMILINRKKVTAQELADLFNVSVRTIYRDIETLSCAGVPVISQQGVNGGISLIDGYRVDKQVLTKDELTSLSIAIKSALTTYEDSHAEAVLEKLTSVADEKIKQSIDQLFIDLSPWGPNVIFKDQITLLKKAIEQAHCVSFTYSTTHGHITNRLLEPHTLVQKGKVWYVYGYCTWREDFRLFKISRMKNLKEEMTTFQRKEVNLSELPWDKEWHRPQNVVNLTLSFDSAITTLVEESFGAEHVDHESSTIKISLPEDEWLYGFLLSFGHRVKVLEPPHISEVVQKRAQEIVQLYKKN
- a CDS encoding response regulator transcription factor, with protein sequence MIRVLIADDHHVVRRGLLFFLKTQKDIEVVGEAKNGLEAVALAESIQPDIILMDLVMPELDGIQATKRIKAKFPKIEILMLTSFSDRDHVVPAMEAGAAGYQLKDIEPDELVLSIRRIMRGENTLHPEATTTLEMDRQESKNAPHILNPLTPREQDVLAELTKGKSNREIASSLFVTEKTVKTHISNIFTKLQVQDRTQAALYAVKHGLTEGSGV
- a CDS encoding GAF domain-containing sensor histidine kinase yields the protein MRENEHSNISILKEIAELLNEETEIVTMLKGALVKFLNGTNFETGWIFFIDEKGRSELVVHENLPEALEFNNCHYLKKGGCWCVSRYRNEELKKASNIIECQRIESAIAANVGDHAGITHHATVPLQSGQERFGVLNVASKDTVRFSEEELALLESVAFQMGSAIKRIVLTKQEQEMALVKERNRLARDLHDSVNQLLFSVTLTARAGIEMSNDCDVKETFKEIQHLTQDALTEMRALIWQLRPKGLENGLLEAIKVYAEMLGLKLHVTVSGVLQFPSRIEETLFRVAQEALNNVRRHAGVLEAALYITVTSTDILLVIRDEGRGFVIDNNNKLLSMGLQSIKDRAKSVGGKADWVSELGRGTELLIRLPY
- a CDS encoding disulfide oxidoreductase, with the translated sequence MSKKEENGLLFIWIVSVVATLGSLYFSEIRHYEPCKMCWVQRVFMYPIVIMTTIAFIQKNARIAVTTAVFAIMGGSVSLYHYGIQKLSFLAETAPACGAVSCTGQYINWLGFITIPFLALTAFILIAGTSFYLMKAAKTAN
- a CDS encoding RluA family pseudouridine synthase — protein: MFHYEINTNNLTVEELLRNHWRLGKKLVHELRMAKAITTVDGEPIQWKDPLQAGTIIKFTFPIPPSNYQPTPVCAIDVVYEDDHCLIVSKPKGMSTHPNDARDTHTCMNHVMAHIKEQGGTYAEHVHRLDRGTQGLLLVAKHPLAKSIFDRMIEEKSIIRTYAAEVQGNIRSSSGTIAESIGKDRHHATRRVVSKTGQHAVTHYEVVARYKNSCVVHLILETGRTHQIRVHLAHIGHPIIGDTMYGARETASGDYELHAIQLEFEHPFLNKQIVVKDQQ
- a CDS encoding 5'-nucleotidase C-terminal domain-containing protein, translated to MKWVKSIAATTLAASLLATPGFAAYAAETAPKPTTTKDDFKLTVLHSNDTHAHVEAAPQRATKVKELRAANPNSLLLDAGDVFSGTLYFNEFTGETDMKLMNLMGYDAMTFGNHEFDLGSSPEGHAALAKFVKGAEFPLVGANLDFSKDPLFDGLQFKTVTKDFQKGKIYNGIIKEIDGEKVGIFGLTTEETPSISSVANVQFANYIDSAKKAVADFEKQGVNKIIALNHLGFDDSKDFDNDQLLAAAVEGIDVIVGGHTHTKLEKPVKAETPFKDPTIIVQTGQYSENLGELDLTFNDNGAVVDYIGQLHPLTDKEKPVQPDAEATALLAPYKEQITKILNQSTGNTAVSKLNGGRNLWGVRAGETNLGNLIADGMLAGAKKIDPEVQFAFQNGGGIRSSIDAGDITVGEVMTVMPFGNALAIVKLTGAEIYEIVEHSVKEFPKESGGFLHFSGLQVEFDGKAPAGKRVKSIKLNGKELDKAANYKAATNTFTAKGGDGYETLKKAYADGRVSEPGTIDYEMFIQHLDTLKKVDPKVEGRIIATIPFTDIAKGSETEGYVRDLYYRDLTKGTSATTYSPNANLTRAQAASFISRALHLEAKSQATFSDIANLNPATQKEITALAEAGIVQGVNGKFNPDAKVTRAQLSLMFARAYDLQHDAKTGLKADFSDISKYDAETQNAIALMKDLKIVSGANGKFMPGNNATRAHMAKMLSNYIPYVKESK
- a CDS encoding aldo/keto reductase: MNLQSTKTLANGVEMPRFGLGVYKMTERDETLQAIDKALKYGYRAIDTASLYGNETEVGEAIRHSGVKREDIFVTTKVWNNDQGYDETLRAFEVSLKKLNMDYLDLYLTHWAVPETFEETYRAIERLYDEKLIRATGVSNHHEHHLQKLLAKANIAPMVNQVEVHPYLQQDSLRAFCSEHGIAVTAWSPLGRGGVLDNPTVMEIGREIGKTAAQVVLRWHLQNDTLVIPKSVTPSRIEENAQIFDFELTLAQMDKIATLNRNERFGQDPDHFKFNF
- a CDS encoding VOC family protein, whose product is MHFHEKPNTYVTNVEIKVSDLQRSLTYYQEVIGFKVLHQESHKATLTADGKTALLTIVQPETVEEKTSLTTGLYHFAILLPTRRDLANIITHFHNNGVYFGASDHDVSEALYLSDPDKNGIEVYADRPESEWTWQFDQVHMVTEPLKIHSILEEGDCRWNGLPTDTVMGHIHLSVSNLLAAEEFYTKGLGFEIVTRYGAQALFISTGRYHHHIGLNTWYSENAPKLGENQVGLKSFSLRLDNEEQAATMKENLRAIGAPVTIIDGGFQTEDPAGNVVLLKF